One Thunnus thynnus chromosome 18, fThuThy2.1, whole genome shotgun sequence genomic region harbors:
- the sesn1 gene encoding sestrin-1 isoform X2, with protein sequence MFYSPEIIKVQRGHEMRHAVAPAENVENNSFAVTDLLKICTHCERLSKKDLGVRIPRPLGNGPSRFIPEKEILHVSKVDARTQSIFEDAFAALGRLDNISLVMGFHPQYLESFLRTQHYLLQMDGPLSLHYRHYIGIMAAARHQCSYLVNLHVNDFLQVGGDPKWLNGLDKAPQKLQQLGELNKILAHRPWLLTKEHIECLLKAEEHSWSLAELIHAVVLLTHYHSLASFTFGCGIMPEIHCDGGHTFRPPSLSQYCVCDIANGNGHANHHDDPLGDHEMCGEVEVLMERMKQLQECRDDEEASQEEMATRFEREKTESMLVVTAEDEECVPSRDISRHFEDPSYGYKDFSRRGEHVPTFRVQDYSWEDHGFSLVNRLYPDVGQMLDEKFQMAYNLTYNTMATHKDVDTSMLRRAIWNYIHCMFGIRYDDYDYGEINQLLDRSFKIYIKTMVCSPEKTTKRMYESFWRQFQHSEKVHVNLLLMEARMQAELLYALRAITRYMT encoded by the exons atgttttattcccCTGAAATAATTAAAGTGCAGCGAGGACACGAGATGAGGCACGCGGTCGCACCGGCTGAAAACGTGGAAAATAATTCTTTTGCAGTGACAGACCTGTTAAAGATATGTACCCATTGTGAACGGCTAAGCAAAAAg gACTTGGGAGTGAGAATACCAAGACCTCTAGGTAACGGACCAAGCAGATTTATCCCTGAAAAAGAG atTCTTCACGTCAGTAAAGTGGACGCCAGGACACAGTCGATATTTGAGGATGCATTTGCAGCCCTCGGTCGCCTTGACAACATTTCCCTGGTCATGGGCTTCCACCCGCAGTACCTGGAGAGTTTTCTGCGGACGCAGCACTACCTGCTGCAGATGGATGGACCCTTGTCTTTGCACTACCGACACTACATCGGCATCATG GCGGCAGCTAGACACCAGTGTTCCTATTTGGTCAACCTGCACGTGAACGACTTCCTCCAGGTCGGGGGAGATCCGAAGTGGCTCAACGGCCTGGACAAAGCCCCGcagaagctgcagcagctcGGCGAGCTCAACAAAATCTTGGCCCACCGACCCTGGCTCCTCACCAAGGAACACATCGAG TGCCTTCTGAAGGCCGAGGAACACAGCTGGTCACTGGCAGAGCTCATTCACGCCGTGGTCCTCCTCACACACTACCACTCCCTCGCCTCGTTCACCTTCGGCTGCGGTATCATGCCCGAGATCCACTGCGACGGCGGACACACTTTCAGACCTCCCTCCCTCAGCCAGTACTGCGTCTGTGACATTGCCAACGGCAACGGTCACGCTAATCACCACGACGATCCACTTGGCGaccat GAGATGTGTGGCGAAGTGGAGGTGCTGATGGAGCGcatgaagcagctgcaggagtGCCGTGACGACGAAGAGGCCAGCCAAGAGGAGATGGCCACTCGCTTTGAGAGGGAGAAGACGGAGAGTATGTTGGTGGTCACAGCGGAGGACGAGGAATGCGTCCCCTCCAGAGACATCTCCCGACACTTTGAGGACCCCAGCTACGGCTACAAGGACTTCTCCAGGAGGGGGGAGCACGTGCCCACCTTCAGAGTACAG GACTACAGCTGGGAGGACCACGGCTTCTCTCTGGTCAACAGACTGTACCCTGACGTCGGGCAGATGCTGGATGAGAAGTTCCAAATGGCCTACAACCTGACCTACAACACCATGGCAACACACAAGGATGTGGACACCAGCATGCTGCGCAGGGCCATCTGGAACTACATCCACTGCATGTTCGGCATCAG GTATGATGACTATGATTACGGAGAGATAAACCAGCTGCTGGACCGTAGCTTTAAGATCTATATCAAGACCATGGTGTGTAGTCCTGAGAAGACCACCAAACGAATGTATGAGAGTTTCTGGAGGCAGTTTCAGCACTCCGAGAAG GTCCACGTTAATCTGCTTCTTATGGAAGCGCGAATGCAGGCAGAACTGTTATACGCTCTGAGAGCGATCACCCGCTACATGACATGA